The genomic DNA GGCCAGGCTGCTCACAACGAGGTCCACACTGCCGGTGGGAAGCGCGACGTCTTCGGCGAATCCACGGATGAAGGTCACCGCTGGAAGGTCGATCCGTCGTGCGACTTCGAGCATGCGCTCCGAGGGATCGACCCCAACGACCGACGATGCCCCCGCCAGCGCGAAATCACGGCAGCTCGTGCCGAAGCCGCATCCGAGATCGACGACCCGCAGACCGGTCACGTCCGGAAGCAGGCTTGTCAGGGCGGGTTGATCGATTGCCGAGTTCAGACCCGAGTCCTCGCTCCTGAGCCGTTCGTAGCCCTCGAAGAACTCTGCATCGTCGTAGATGTTCTGTCGCGTCACCGAACGAGTATCTCGAACGACATGGCGGATGAGTGCTCGCGCCTATGTGCCTGATGGTCTGCTGGGCTGGTCGCTGGGCCTTGATGGTTCTAGCGTCGTGACGCCGGTGGTCTGACTCGCTAAGTGCCTGCCGATCGTGGCTTTCTAACGATCTGTCGGCCACCGGTGTCGCCGCGGTGTGACTCAACAGAGGCTTGGCCCCTCCCATCAGGATTGTCCGCCGCGGTTCCCCTCGCTGGTGTTCGCGGACAGGAGATCGTGATGCAGGTTCTCGGAGTCGATCCCCACAAGGGATCCCACACAGCGGCTGCGGTCGCACCCGACGGCACGGTGCTGGGTCGCACCCGGGTCGTCTCGAGCCGGCGGCAGGCGCAGCGGCTGATCGCGTGGGCGGCGCCCTGGCCGGACCGGGTCTGGGCGGTGGAAGGAGCGACCGGCGTCGGACGTCTGCTGGCCCAGCAGCTCGTCGCGGCCGGGGAGTCGGTGCTCGACGTCCCGGCCGCACTCGCGACCCGGGTCCGGGTGCTCTCCGGGCAGTCCGGGCGCAAGACCGACGCCCACGACGCGGTCGCAGTCGCGACCGCTGCGATCCACCACCCC from Actinomycetes bacterium includes the following:
- a CDS encoding transposase, producing MQVLGVDPHKGSHTAAAVAPDGTVLGRTRVVSSRRQAQRLIAWAAPWPDRVWAVEGATGVGRLLAQQLVAAGESVLDVPAALATRVRVLSGQSGRKTDAHDAVAVATAAIHHPRLRAVQAEDHNGVLRLLSVRRTQLTASRTQAVSRLHGLLAELIPGGAPKSLAADRAAELLRSIR